In one window of Xiphophorus hellerii strain 12219 chromosome 23, Xiphophorus_hellerii-4.1, whole genome shotgun sequence DNA:
- the cyfip2 gene encoding cytoplasmic FMR1-interacting protein 2 isoform X2: MTTHVTLEDALSNVDLLEELPLPDQQPCIEPPPSSIMYQANFDTNFEDRNAFVTGIARYIEQATVHSSMNEMLEEGHEYAVMLYTWRSCSRAIPQVKCNEQPNRVEIYEKTVEVLEPEVTKLMKFMYFQRKAIERFCSEVKRLCHAERRKDFVSEAYLLTLGKFINMFAVLDELKNMKCSVKNDHSAYKRAAQFLRKMADPQSIQESQNLSMFLANHNRITQCLHQQLEVIPGYEELLADIVNICVDYYENKMYLTPSEKHMLLKVMGFGLYLMDGNVSNIYKLDAKKRINLSKIDKFFKLQVVPLFGDMQIELSRYIETSAHYEENKSRWTCTQSSISPQYNLCEQMVQIRDDHIRFISELARYSNSEVVTGSGLDSQKSDEEYRELFDLALRGLQLLSKWSTHVMEVYSWKLVHPTDKFCNKDCPGTAEEYERATRYNYTSEEKFALVEVIAMIKGLQVLMGRMESVFNQAIRNTIYAALQDFAQVTLREPLRQAVRKKKNVLISVLQAIRKTVCDWEGGREPPNDPCLRGEKDPKGGFDIKVPRRAVGPSSTQLYMVRTMLESLIADKSGSKKTLRSSLDGPIVVAIEDFHKHSFFFTHLLNFSEALQQCCDLSQLWFREFFLELTMGRRIQFPIEMSMPWILTDHILETKEPSMMEYVLYPLDLYNDSGYYALTKFKKQFLYDEIEAEVNLCFDQFVYKLADQIFAYYKAMAGSVLLDKRFRAECKNYGVIIPYPPSNRYETLLKQRHVQLLGRSIDLNRLITQRISAAMYKSLDHAISRFESEDLTSIVELEWLLEINRLTHRLLSKHMTLDSFDAMFREANHNVSAPYGRITLHVFWELNFDFLPNYCYNGSTNRFVRTAIPFTQEPQRDKPANVQPYYLYGSKPLNIAYSHIYSSYRNFVGPPHFKTICRLLGYQGIAVVMEELLKIVKSLLQGTILQYVKTLIEVMPKICRLPRHEYGSPGILEFFHHQLKDIIEYAELKTDVFQSLREVGNAILFCLLIEQALVVRI; encoded by the exons ATGACAACCCACGTGACGTTGGAGGATGCTCTGTCCAACGTGGACCTGCTGGAGGAGCTGCCTCTGCCGGACCAGCAGCCATGCATCGAGCCGCCCCCCTCCTCCATCATGTACCAG GCTAACTTTGACACCAACTTTGAAGACAGGAATGCCTTTGTGACCGGCATAGCCCGTTACATAGAGCAAGCCACAGTCCACTCCAGCATG AATGAGATGCTGGAGGAAGGGCATGAATATGCGGTGATGCTTTACACCTGGAGAAGCTGTTCCAGAGCCATTcctcag GTGAAATGCAACGAGCAGCCCAACAGAGTGGAGATCTATGAGAAAACGGTGGAGGTGCTGGAGCCTGAAGTGACCAAGCTCATGAAGTTCATGTACTTCCAG cgGAAAGCCATAGAGCGCTTCTGCAGCGAGGTGAAGCGTCTGTGCCACGCTGAGCGGAGGAAAGACTTCGTGTCAGAGGCCTACCTGCTCACGCTGGGGAAATTTATCAACATGTTTGCGGTGCTGGACGAACTCAAGAACATGAAGTGTAGCGTGAAGAACGATCACTCTGCCTACAAACG GGCAGCTCAGTTCTTGAGGAAGATGGCCGACCCTCAGTCCATCCAGGAGTCCCAGAATCTCTCCATGTTTTTAGCCAACCACAACAGGATCACTCAG TGCCTGCACCAACAGCTGGAGGTGATTCCAGGTTACGAGGAGCTTCTGGCCGACATCGTCAACATCTGCGTGGACTATTacgaaaacaaaatgtatttgacGCCCAGTGAGAAACACATGCTGCTAAAG GTTATGGGTTTTGGCCTCTACCTGATGGACGGGAATGTCAGTAATATCTACAAACTAGACGCCAAAAAGAGGATCAACCTGAGCAAGATCGACAAGTTCTTCAAA CTTCAAGTCGTGCCTCTATTTGGAGACATGCAGATCGAGTTGTCACGCTACATAGAGACGAGCGCTCACTACGAAGAAAACAAGTCCAG GTGGACGTGTACCCAGAGCAGCATCTCGCCGCAGTACAACCTGTGCGAGCAGATGGTGCAGATCAGGGACGACCACATCCGCTTCATCTCGGAGCTGGCGCGCTACAGCAACAGCGAGGTGGTGACGGGCTCGGGCCTGGACAGCCAGAAGTCGGACGAGGAGTACAGGGAGCTATTCGACCTGGCTCTGAGGGGCCTGCAGCTGCTGTCCAAGTGGAGCACGCACGTCATGGAAGTC TACTCCTGGAAGCTGGTGCACCCCACAGACAAGTTCTGCAACAAGGACTGTCCTGGCACGGCGGAGGAGTACGAGCGAGCCACACGCTACAATTACACCAGTGAGGAGAAGTTTGCCCTGGTTGAGGTTATTGCCATGATCAAAGGGCTGCAG GTTCTGATGGGTCGCATGGAGTCCGTCTTCAATCAGGCCATCAGGAACACGATCTACGCGGCGCTGCAGGACTTCGCTCAGGTTACCCTCCGGGAGCCGCTGCGCCAAGCCGTACGCAAGAAGAAGAATGTTCTCATCAG TGTCCTGCAGGCCATTCGAAAGACTGTCTGTGActgggagggaggaagagagcCGCCAAATGACCCCTGCTTGAGGGGAGAGAAAGACCCGAAGGGTGGGTTTGACATCAAGGTGCCTCGTCGAGCAGTGGGACCCTCCAGTACACAG ctctACATGGTACGCACCATGCTGGAGTCATTAATAGCTGACAAGAGTGGATCTAAGAAAACTCTTCGCAGCAGCCTTGATGGACCCATAGTGGTGGCCATAGAGGACTTCCACAAGCATTCCTTCTTCTTCACACACCTGCTTAACTTCAGTG AGGCCCTGCAGCAGTGCTGTGACCTGTCCCAGCTGTGGTTCAGGGAGTTCTTCCTGGAGCTCACCATGGGCCGCAGAATCCAGTTCCCCATCGAGATGTCCATGCCCTGGATCCTAACCGACCACATCCTGGAGACCAAGGAGCCCTCCATGATGGA ATACGTTCTGTATCCTCTAGACTTGTACAACGACAGTGGCTATTATGCTCTGACCAAGTTCAAGAAGCAGTTCCTGTACGACGAAATCGAAGCCGAG GTAAACCTCTGCTTTGATCAGTTTGTGTACAAGTTGGCAGACCAGATATTTGCCTACTACAAAGCAATGGCCGGAAG TGTCCTCCTAGACAAGCGCTTCAGAGCGGAGTGTAAAAACTACGGCGTCATCATTCCGTACCCACCGTCGAACCGCTACGAGACGCTGCTCAAGCAGAGACACGTACAG CTTTTGGGCCGATCAATTGATCTGAACCGCCTGATCACCCAGAGGATCTCAGCCGCCATGTACAAGTCGTTAGACCATGCCATCAGCCGCTTTGAGAGTGAGGACCTCACGTCCATAGTG GAGTTGGAATGGCTGCTGGAGATCAACAGGCTGACCCACCGGCTGCTGTCCAAGCACATGACCCTGGACAGCTTCGACGCCATGTTCCGCGAGGCCAACCACAACGTTTCGGCCCCCTACGGACGAATCACTCTCCACGTCTTCTGGGAGCTCAACTTTGATTTCCTCCCGAACTACTGCTACAACGGATCCACGAATCG CTTTGTACGCACAGCTATTCCCTTCACCCAGGAGCCTCAAAGAGACAAACCAGCCAATGTGCAGCCTTATTACCTGTATGGGTCCAAG CCTCTGAACATTGCCTACTCCCACATATACAGCTCCTACAGAAACTTTGTCGGCCCGCCTCATTTTAAGACCATCTGCCGCCTCCTCGGTTACCAAGGCATCGCTGTAGTGATGGAGGAGCTACTCAAGATTGTCAAAAGCCTG TTACAGGGCACCATTCTGCAGTATGTAAAAACTTTGATAGAAGTCATGCCCAAGATCTGCCGTCTGCCACGCCATGAGTATGGCTCCCCAG